From the genome of Psychrobacter sp. M13:
TGAATGATTTTGTATATCACTGCACAAGGCAATCGATTTGAAGATTTTGATGGTATTATTTTATGGTCTCAACAAAGGTGCTGGCGTTGAGAGAGTAGGCTCTATGATTGCTAACGGTCTATTGGATGCAGGTCATGAGGTAATCTTAGCTAGCATCGGACCTTGTGATACCCCTTTTTTTCCACTTAATAAAGATATTAAAATAATTCCATTATCAGATTCTGAACATGCTAATTGGAATCGTATTCCTAATATCGTTTATGAAACTAATATTATTTATAAAATAAGAAAGCTGTTAAAAACGCAAAGTATCGACATAGTAATGGCAGTAGACATTAAGTGTATTCCTTATACTCTACCGGCAACTTTAGGCTTAACTGTAAAACATATAGGCTGGGAGCATTTTAACTTTGATCCTAATCAAGCGATGAGCGCAAGCTCTTTATTCAGACATTTAGCAGCACGATATTGCGACTCAGTCGTTGTTTTAACTCAAAGAGATAAAGAGTATTGGCTAAAACATACTCGTCACCAGTCACAAATCAGCGCTATAGCCAATCCTTGTCCGTTTCCAGTGCAAGAGTATATTAAGGAAAATAAAAAGATAGTATTAGCAGTTGGCCGTCTAGACAGAGATAAGGGCTTCGACTTGTTACTCAAAGCTTGGCTGCATATCGTCACAGTTATGCCAGAATGGCGATTGAAAATAGTAGGCGAGGGTGAGCAAAGAGCAGAGTTAACTCAGTTTATTAGAGCCAATCAAATAACCGAGAGTGTGGAACTGGTTGGTGCGACTGACGATGTGAGTCACTATTACAAACAGGCGGAGATATTTTGTTTGCCCTCTCGGATAGAAGGGTTCGGTATGGTTTTGACGGAGGCTTTAGCCTTTGGTCTTCCTATTGTTAGTTTTGATTGTGGACCTGGGCCTGCAGAAGTTCTAAAAGATACCGGCTCTATTCTAGTGCCTAAAAATGATATTAGCCAACTCGCCTTAGCGTTAATTCATCTGATGAAGGATGATGAGCAAAGAGTAAGGATTGGCTTAAAAGGTAAAGAAAAAGTCGAGATTTATCAACCCGATACTATCATAGAGGAGTGGTTGAGTTTACTTAAAAATCTTGAATAGCATAGAGTATTATCTTAATAGGCTCTATAACTAGTGCAACAGACCCTAGTTTTATAAAAGTAATTTCGACACATTTATGTGTCACTGGTATAAATTTTGCTTGCTTGCTTTGCCTATGCATACAGAGGCTGCAAAAAATTCCTACTAGCAATATTAGAGTATTTCAAAGTATCTTGATTGTAACTTTACGTGTACTTTTGTTTATGTCTGATGTAATATAAATTCTATTATTGGAACATAAATACGGAGATTTAGATGATTGTCTTTGATAAACTAAAAATATTGTTCCAAAATAAGGCCTCTAAGATCGAAGCTGAAGCTGTCCGATGCCCTTTAACTAACGATACGGTTAATATTCTAAGGAAACATTCTATCGCCTGTAAGTGTGGAGGGATGGCCGTACCTATTAGCAAAAGGGGCAATGTATTTAGATGTATCCATTGCACTGAAGAGCATCGATATATTAATTATAATCTAGAACGGTTAAGTAACTACTTAGCAGCTCAAGACTCTGATATCACTGCTAATGAAGACGTAACATTCAACACGAATGATTACGATGATGCTATAAAACTATTGCAAGAAGAATATAAGAATCCTCACGTGTCTTTAAAGAATTACTTTAAAACGTAGATTGAGTATCCAACTATCTACCGCTGGCGGCGACAGTTGAGACAGCACTTTTAGATAACTTAAACTGATCTGAGCTCAAGTAAGATAGACTATCGGTTATTCATATTAGCATCGGCGGTTTGTTGGACGATTTGTTCTACTCGCAAAAAATCCGTATGACGCACATCTTTACCACTAGTACAGAAGATAACTAGCTCAGCGATATTTTTGGCATGATCGCCAACACGCTCTAATGCGCGTAATACCCATAGTATATTGATCACTTTAGACACGTGACGGCTGTCCTCCATGACATAAGTCATAAGAGATCGCGTGGCAGAGTGATACTCTTCATTGACTGACTCATCGTTTTGCAATACCGAAAATGCCTGCTGAGAATCCATCCGTGAGAAGGCATCAAGTGCGTCAAGCAGCATTAAGCGTACCTGATTGGATAAATGCTGAACTTCTAAATAGCCTCTAGGAGAGGCGCCATCTTCAATTAATCGGCATGCCATGCGTGCTATTTTTTCGGCTTCATCACCCACCCGCTCAAAGTCGACAATACCTTTACTAAGAGCCATGATTAATCGTAAATCATTGGCGGCTGGCTGGCGCTTGGCAACCAATAGAATAATAAGCTCATCGATTTTGATCTCTAACTGATTGACTATATGATCATCAGCGATTACTTTTTTCGCGGTCGGCTCATCTGCGCTTATCAAAGCGCGTGTCGCAATCGCGACTTGTTCTGCAGCCAAGTGTCCCATCTGTATAAATAATTCAACAACTTCATTTAAATCATTATCAAAACTCTTTGATAGATGCTTTCCTGTGTTCGGCATAATTGCTTCCTTGATAATAAGGGACTACTGTAGATGGCTGTGCTTAAATAACTACTTAAAATAATGGCTTAAATAAATAGTGACTTAGCCATAACGACCGGTAATATAATCTTCAGTGGCTTTTTGTGCTGGGCTGGTGAATATTTGATTGGTCTCACCCATCTCGACCATATCCCCCAAATACATGTAGGCGGTGTAGTCAGAGATGCGTGCCGCCTGCTGCATGTTATGAGTCACGATAGCAATGGTATAGTCGTTTTTTAAGTCGGTAATCAAGTCTTCAATAGCGCCAGTGGATATAGGATCAAGCGCTGAGGTTGGCTCATCTAAAAGTAATACTTCAGGCTTAGTTGCCACTGCACGCGCGATGCAGAGGCGTTGTTGCTGACCACCTGACAATGACAATCCTGAGGCCTTGAGCTTGTCTTTGACCTCAAGCCATAATGCTGCCTTTTTGAGAGCCCACTCGACACGCTCATCCATCTCAGCTTTGCTTAGCTTCTCATACAGACGGACGCCAAATGCCACATTGTCATAAATAGACATAGGAAACGGCGTAGGTTTTTGAAAGACCATACCCACTTGCGCCCGTAGCAGGTTGACATCTAAATCTTTAGCTAGAATATTATTACCATCGAGGGTGATTTCACCCTCGCTACGCATATTAGGATATAAGTCGTACATGCGGTTTAAAGTACGTAGCAATGTAGATTTTCCGCAGCCTGAGGGGCCAATGAAAGCCGTTACTTTTTTTTCTGGAATATTAATATTAATGTTTTTTAAGGCTTTAAAGTCACCGTAGTAGAAATCTAAATTCCTAATAGTAATCTTGCTAGGCGGCATATTATCGGGCATATCCGCTATGGTTTGTTTGGTTAAACCCTCACTATCGGGCTGCTGTAGCTGACCTAATGGCTGATTCAGTAAATCATGTTGGCTACTTCTATTAGTTATGCTTTGCTTAGCTACGCTTTGCTTAGTCGCTTTTCTTTCTAGTACATCAGACATAATATTATCCAACTATTTCAATATCTTGTTAAAGGGGCTATCTTTATTTTAAGGCATGCTGTGAATCGTACTGCTCACTGGGGTTCTTACAGCGCTGAGATATGTCTTAGATAGAGAGCTATCTCGTATGATCCTTACCACCGATAAACCGCGCCATAATATTTAATAGCAATACTGTACCGGTAATCAGTAGCGCTGCCGCCCAAGCTAGCGAATGCCAATTATCATAAGGACTCATTGCAAACTGATAAATGGTATTGGGCAAGTTGGCCAGTGGCCCGTTCATATCAGTACTAAAGTACTGGTTGTTTAATGCGGTAAATAACAGAGGGGCGGTCTCACCAGTAATACGTGCAAATGCTAATAGCACCCCTGTGGTTAAGCCAGCCTTGGCCGCTTTTAGGGTCACCGTACTGACTAGCTTCCATTTTGGTGTACCCAATGCATAGGCGGCTTCACGTAAAGTATTGGGCACTAGATTTAGCATATTTTCTGTCGTACGTACGACAACGGGAATCACAATCAGTGCCAAGGCCAATGCTCCTGCCCACCCTGAAAAGCTTTGACCTTTGACCATTAATGCATAAATAAATAAACCAATCACGATCGAGGGAGCAGACAGTAAGATATCGTTTAAAAATCGGGTAACCTTGCCAAGCAAGCTACCCTGTGAGAATTCAGCTAAATAAATACCAGCCATCATGCCGATGGGTGCACCAATGGCTAAACCCGAAAATGCCAACATCACCGAACCCACGATAGCATTACGCAGACCACCTTCTCCCATAGGCGGCGGTGTATCTGCCGTAAATACGGGCATCTGCATTAGACCTTGAAAGCCTTCAACAAACAGCGTGACCAAAATCCAAAGTAGCCAAAATAAACCAAAAATAATAGCGGATGTAGCAAACCCAAGCCCTAATCTATTTATGAGACGACGCTGATTATATAGGCTTTGGTTGTAGCGCTTTTCAATGCTGGATACAGGAGTAATAGTAGGTGCTGAATTCATCGGGCGTCTATCCTTTTTTATGTTTGATATTATCGCGACTAGTTGCCAGCTTTTTGGTCAATACGCATTAGCAGCAGCTTAGATATCGATAGTACGATAAAGGTAATGACAAAAAGAATGAGGCCTAAATGCAATAATGAGGCTAAATGCAACTCACTAGATGCCTCAGCAAACTCATTAGCCAAAGCTGAAGTAATAGTCACCCCTGATGTGAATAAACTGGGGCTAATATTAAAAGCATTACCAATCAAAAAGGTTACCGCCATCGTCTCACCCAACGCCCGACCAAGTCCTAAAATGACTCCACCAACCACACCTGCTTTGGTATAGGGCAGGATGATTTTGAACATCACCTCCCAAGTGGTAGCGCCCATGCCATAAGCGGATTCTTTTAATAAATCAGGAACGACAGAGAAAACATCGCGCATAGTGGCGGCAATAAAGGGAATAATCATAATAGCCAGCACTAGTGAGGCGGTAAACATACCAAGCCCCATAGGCGCTCCGGTAAAAACTTGACCAATGATAGGCAAGGGACCAATGTTTTCAATAAACCAAGGCTGAATGTGATCGCCAAAAAACGGTGCAAACACAAATAATCCCCACATACCGTAGATAATAGAAGGAATACCTGCCAGCAGCTCAATAGCGATTCCTAACGGCTTTTTTAGGAAATTAGGACATAATTCAGTCAAGAAAATAGCAATGCCAAAGCTGATAGGAACGGCAATACAGATAGCGATAAAAGAGGTGACCAGCGTCCCGTAAATAGGGGCGAGTGCCCCATATTGATCGTTTACCGTATCCCAGTTATTGCTGGTATAAAACCCTAGCCCAAACTCAGTGATACTAGGCCAAGCCCCGATGAGCAATGAGAGCGTGATACCGCCAAGCGACAATAGCACTAAGAGCGCAAATGCTTTGGTGGCGTTGACAAAAATAGCATCGTAACGCTTTTGTTTTACCAGTTGAGATTTTAAATCTGCCATAAAACCCTCAATACTCTAATGTATAATCTACAATCTATGATCAGCTTGCTTAACGAGTGTTGTTATTACTTTAACTGCTAAATGCACTGCCAATCTAATTGCTAATTCAAATAGGCTTGTCGGCTGGAAGATAAACAGGCTTACCTTCGCTATCGACCACTTCGTTCCATTTTGCTTTGAAGAGCGCTACGGCAGTATCAGAAAAAGGCACATAATCGAGGTTTAGGGCATCATCATCACCTTGAGCATAAGCCCAATCAAAGAAGCTTAGAGCGCCTGCGACTTGCTTGGCATCTTGCGGTTGCTTATGGACTAAGATAAAAGTAGCTGCAGCGATAGGCCAAGCTTGAGCGGTTTCAGAGTTAGTAATAACTTTATAAAACCCTTCGTGCTGTGACCAATCGATGTCGCCAGCCGCGGCAAAGCTCTCAGCTGAGGGTTGTACCACATTGCCAGCAGCGTTTTTGAGAGCAACATGTGCCAAGCCGCTTTGCTTAGCATAAGCGTATTCGACATAACCGATAGAGTTCTGCATACGATTCACGTAGCTTGAGACGCCCTCATTGCCTTTGCCGCCAGCGCCTGTGGCTGAGGTTGGCCATTTTACGGTTTTGTCCACACCGATAGTGTCTTTCCAAGTGCTTGAGACTTTGGCTAAATAATCAGTGAAGTTAAACGTCGTACCAGAACCATCTGAGCGGAATACCGTAGTAATGGCCGCATCAGGAAGAGTCAAGTCAGGGTTCATGGCAGCAATAGCAGGATCATTCCAGTTGCTGATCTTGCCAAGGTAGATATCAGCGAGCATTGCACCATCTAGCTTCAGTTCACCAGGTCCAATACCTTCGATGTTGACAATAGGAACCACACCGCCGATAACCGTTGGAAACTGAATAAGACCAGCCTCATTTAACTCATCAGGAGTCATTGGTGCATCTGAGGCGCCAAAATCAACTGTTTTAGCAATAATTTGTTTGATACCACCTGATGAGCCGATGGATTGATAATTTACTTGTCCGCCTGTTGCTTTATTATAAGCGTCTGACCATTTGGCATAGATAGGCTGTGGAAAAGAAGCGCCCGCACCCGTAATATTCATAGAGACGCTGTCAGCTGCTGTTGAGATGACAGAATCGGTAGTTTCATTACTAGTGGTGGCTTGATTACAAGCGGTTAAGGCAAAGGTACTAGCGATGGCTATAGCCATGAACGAATAACGCATTATGTCTCCTAAAATTATTTGAGTATTGGGTCGTTATAAATCACAATGACCACACCGCAGTAATGCTCTGTGGTTAATGAGTACATCGTAACGAGCAAATATGACAGTTTGATGAAATAAAGCGTTTTTATAGAAAAGCTTGCTATCTACTTATAAAAAAGAGTGCTACCTCAAAGGTTAAAGATTAATGTCATTAAATAGTCACAATTAATAGGTTTAATGAGCCTACATTGGCGAGTGTTCTATGCCTTTTTTTCAAGTTTGATACTTCAATCTTGTATCTTAATAACTGATACCCTAATAACTCACATCTTAATAACTTACACCTTAATAATCAGCGAGACCTTAGTATGCGTAACGAGCAGATATTGATTGTCGAAGATGAGCTTGCCATTCGTGAAATGATTGTGATGACGCTAGAGATGGCTGGTTTTGAGAGTTTGCAGGCGGCTGATATTGCAGAGGCGCACCAACAAGTAGTGGATCATCGGCCTGCGCTGATATTGCTTGATTGGATGCTACCAGGGGATAGAAGTGGCATTGATTTTTGTCGCATGCTCAAAAGTGATGAGATGCTGTCTGAGATACCAGTCATTATGCTGACTGCCAAAAGCGAAGAGGATAGTCTCATCAATGGTCTTGATGCTGGGGCTGATGACTATATGACCAAGCCCTTTTCAACCCGTGAACTTATCTCACGCATCAAAGCAGTATTGCGTCGTAGTCATGCGCTCAGCAGTGATAAGTCTATCGAGATCGGTCAGCTAAGCTTAGATCCAAAAAGCCAGCGCGTCACCGCTCAAGGAAATATCATTGATATGGGTCCGACGGAATATCGATTGCTGGCATTTTTTATGAGTCATCCAGAGCGCGCTTATACGCGCACCCAACTGCTAGATCAAGTTTGGGGTGGCAACGTTTATATCGAAGATCGCACTATTGATGTACATATTCGACGCTTACGTAAATTACTACATCCTTACGACTGTGATAAGTTGATTCAAACCGTTCGTGGTACAGGTTATAGGCTGTCTAGTCATCTTGAATAGCGACATGCAGATTAGGTAAGACAAAGTAAAGAAAAGGGCGTCGATGACACCATAGCAGCCAGTAATAAAGATAGAGGATAAGGGAAAAACACGATGACGATAGACAATAGCCAACCAGACAGTCACCAACAAGACAACCAGCAAAAAACCTCCTCGAAAAATACAATGGATCAACTCAAAAAGATCGGAAGCGCGCTGCGAGCGTTAAGAGATGCTGTCATCTTACTCAACGATGATGATGGGCTAGAATGGTGGAATCAAGCGGCCGCAGACTTGTTGTTATTGAGCACAACTGATCAAGGCAGAAGTATTTTTGAGTTTATTACGGCCGCTGAGTTTCGAGAGTATTATCAAGATACGCAGAATCATAGCAGTGGTATTGATATGCCATCATGGCGAGACCCTAATCGCTATCTAAAGTGTGAGCTCACGCCGTTTGGCAATGAAAAGCTACTTATTATTGATGATGTGACTCGTTTGCACCACTTAGAACAAATGCGACAGGACTTTGTAGCCAATGTCTCACATGAGCTACGTACGCCACTGACTGTGCTGATGGGTTATCTAGAGAATTTCTCTGAGCAAGAGGATATATTACCGCAGTGGCGCCGCGGCTTTGAGCTGATGACTCAGCAGACGGCTCGTATGAATAGAGTGGTCAATGACTTATTACTGCTATCTCGTATTGAAATTGAAGAGAATCAGGAACTAGATTATATAGATATGACCAAGCTACTGACCCATATCTATAGCGACGCTCAGGCTTATAATCATGAGTATGGCCATACTATCCATTTGCAAATAGACACCTATGATGGTCTCTATGGCTCAGAGATGTATCTAAATAGTGCGCTGTCCAATTTGGTCATTAATGCTATTAAATATACTCCAAAAAATGGTGATATCGTTATCAATTGGACTAGGACTGCTACAGGGTGTCGATTTTCAGTGACTGATAATGGTATTGGTATTACGGCACAGCATATCGCGCGTTTGACTGAGCGTTTTTATCGTGTTGATAGTGGGCGCAGTCGTGCTACAGGCGGTACAGGCTTGGGACTGGCTATTGTAAAACATGTGCTAAATCAGTATGAGACGACTTTGCAGATTGAGTCGTCAGAAGGGGTAGGCTCGACCTTTAGTGCGCTGTTTCCAAGTGCGTATGTTCGAGTTACTCCTGAGTGCTGATACTATAGCTTTGTAGTCTTGTTTTCAAACAATCCTTAAACACAGTGCAAACAACGTCAATGTGGTCACATTCTTTTTTTATGCTAAATTGTTAGCTACTATAAAATAAAAAAAGGTCTCATGAATGGTAACCTCTAAAACCTCAATTAATAAGGCGATGGTACTAGAGCCTGAGTGGTTTGCGCGACCCACTTGTGTCGTAGCTGCCGACTTAATAGGTAAAGTACTATGCCGACAGCTAATCGATAGTGACGGTGTACAAAAAACGTTACGCATGCGGATATCTGAGAGCGAAGCTTATATAGGTGACGCTGACGGATCAGTACAAGCACATGTGGCAAAGAAAAAAGAAAAGTCCGAGATTATGTATCGTAAAGGTGGCGTATTCTATGTTTACCTTACTTATGGTGTCCATAGTATGCTCAACCTGATCAGCGGCCCAGTAGGCTCGCCCGAATCTGTGCTTATAAGAGCTGGGTTTTTGAGTGATAGCAGTGAGCGTTTGGTTGAAGAATCATCGCTTAGCGCTGACCAGCAGTTAACCCATGTTAAGCAGTTTGCAGGACCTGGCAAATTGACCAAGCGCTTACAGATTGATAGCGCGTTATATGGCAAAGCTATCGACCCTGAATCAGAGGTTTGGATAGAGGATGACGGCTGCAAACCTCCTGTGTCAGTGCGTCCGCGTATTGGTATTGATTATGCAGGAGAGGCCAAAGACTGGCTATTACGCTATATCTGGACTGATCATCCCTCACTTTCTAAAAAATAGGACAGTATCTATGTATAAGCTAACCGTCTTCATTCCAGAGGAAGCTTTAGATCAGGTCAAGTCAGCACTATTTGCAGCAGGCGCTGGCAAGATTGGTAACTATGAGCAGTGCTGCTGGCAAGTAAAAGGCGCAGGACAATTTAAGCCTATGGCAGGTAGCACCCCGCATATCGGCTCGCATGATAGCTTAGAGACCGTCAATGAATGGCGAGTGGAGATGGTCGTAGATGAGTCATTAATGATAGACGTTATCGATGCCTTAAAACAATCACACCCTTATGAGACGCCAGCATATGACGTGATAGCAGTATTAAAATTTTAACGCAGGCTTTTAATGCAAGATTTTGACATTAGCTTATAAAAAGCCCAATAGATCGATTATTGCTCTATTGGGCTTTTCGTACAAAGGCAGAACATAAACAAAAGCTTAAGTTAGTCTTTTTTGACTTTAATTACGTTGTAGTTGGGATACCCAAGCTCAATCTTATAGTTATCATTACCGCGTTTAGCTTTTACCTTGATGGTTCGGTCGCCCTTTTTGTATTTTACATCTTTGACACGGTAGCCCATATTAGCGACTTTATTAGCCGCGCGCTGCTCGATAGCAGGGCGATAGATATCTTTCTCGATTGATTTGATGGATTTTTTATTCTTTTTATAGACGTCGGTATCTTTATAGATATCCTCATAAATATCGCCATAATCATTATAGCCACCAGGCGCAGTGACACAACCAGTAGTCACGGTCAACAAAGCGGCGATAAAGCTACTAGCAGCGATCTTTGAGCCCAAAGATGGTAATTTATTCATAAAGATATTTCCTATAAAGTAGTAAAAAATTCTAGTAGAGCTATAGGCTAGCCTACTTGGGTAATGCAGTCAAAACTATAAACATACCAAAAACTTAATCTTTCTCAAACTTGATAGTATTTAAGTCAGGATAGCTTAAGATAATATCGTACTCTTGATTACCACGTTCGGCTTCAATCTCAAAAACGTCACGATTGTCTTGTTCATCAAGCTCAATGTCGGTGACGTTATAGCTTTGATTGCTGAACTTGTTGATCGCGCTTTGCTTAATGGTAGGGTAGCGCGACTCATTTTTAATCTTATATTCAACATTATTTTAAATTAATTTTTACGTCTAGCGATAATAGTCCTTAAACACTAGCCATCAATGTCAATACGGTTTATAAGTTGTAATTATTGGGCTAGATTAAGTAATCATTACTTATTTTTAATTAGAATAGGGTTGTCAAAGACATTCTTTAGCGTTAACACTATACAAACTTGATTTCAGAAAAATCCCAAACTTAGCGGGATCAAAAATAGGGTCATCATTAATGCTACTTAAACTTATTCTCTTTTCAGGGTTTGCAGGAGTAACCGTATTCATTGGCGGATTATTAGCCAATTTATTCGATCATCATGTCAAAGATAGTCCTGTGAAGTATGAGATTGTGCATACCTTAATGTCATTTGGTGCTGGAATAATCCTATCAGCGATCGCTTTAGTGCTGGTTCCAAAAGGCATAGAGACACTTAGCGTTTGGGGGGTAATAGGCTCGTTTTCATTGGGGGCTATATTATTTATGCTCATTGATAAGCGCTTAGCCAAATCAGGAGGTCAGCAAGCTACCCTACTTGCGATGATGATGGATTTCGTTCCTGAGTCTATTGCCTTAGGTGCGGTATTCGCAATCGAGCCACAGATGGCATTATTATTGGCTGTGTTTATAGGCTTACAAAACCTGCCTGAATCCTTTAACTCGTTTCGCGACTTAGTACAAAGCGGCTTCAGTGTCAAAAAGACTTTAGTTATTTTCTTTATACTGAGCTTTTTCGGGATTATCTCAGCGCTTATCGGGCATTTTTTACTCAGACAACACCCCGATTTGACAGCGCATTTGATGGTTTTTGCGAGTGGTGGTATCTTATATCTATTGATTCAAGATATTATTCCTGAAAGTAAGCTAGATAATAACTACATGACATCATTAGGAGCTACGCTGGGCTTTTTAATAGGCATAGCAGGCGAGATGATTATTTAGCCAAGCAATAGTCATAAATGAAGACTAATTTATAATCATGTAAGCATATGCTTACAAGCAAAGAGGTTAATACCTCTTAACAAACGGTTAACATTTTGGCATTATAGTCACACGGCATCAGGGAATGTGACTCAAGGATTGAGTTTACCGTGTTAAGGACAATGATTCGATTGTTAGCGTCAGGATGACAATAGCTATCGAAGCAAGGACACATGACCTACGCTGGTAGTAGAGAACCACTAACAGTAATTGCAAGTATTGAGCAGGATGCTCGATTATTACCGTATATTTTTTATTTGCATGGATGCAAAGATGAAAATGGTAATAAAATACAAGGATAGTTGACGATAAAACCGCATAGCAAATTGATGTTATGCGGTTTTATTGTATCTAACGATTGTATATAGCTATTTAGCCTAAGATTCTATTTAGCATTAGATGCTATTAAATATAAGATATTTTTATTAAAGTGCTCAGATAACGCAATGAGTATCTAATAGCCTGTTTCGTTGTAATATAAAAACATAAAAATCCGCATCATTGAATGGTGCGGATTTTTGTGTTTTGAGTCTTAAAGCTTGATACTACATCTGAGGTTAGTATTTGTTTTCAGTACGCCATTCAGTGACTTGACGTTCAGCGTCATCTTTTGCATGACCATAGCGCTCTTGGACTTTACCTACGAGCTTGTCATGACTACCTTCAATATGTAGTAAATCATCATCAGTAAGATCAGCCCATTTTTGCTTTACTGAGCCTTTCATCTGGTTCCAATCACCTTTTAGAGTCTGTTCATTCATTGTTTTATTCCTTATTTTGTTTATTGGTTTTCATAATCTGAGCAACTTACTTAACTTATATTTGTTTTGAAGTCATTGCTTCTAAGTAAAATAGTTGCCACTAAGCTAACTAACTTGTGACTACTAATATAGAGGTGCGCACTTGAGTTGTCTGTATATCCAATGTTTATAGTGTTACTTGATGATGATTATTCACGCCATTATGTTATCGAAGTTATTTTATTGCAGTTGTATTATTAAAACGACAACTATTATATAGCTTACTGTATCTGAGATTATCTAGAGAAAAGTAATAATGAACGCATTCGCCACAATAAACACTACAAGCTTACTCTTAAAAGTAATAAAGTGAAAGAATCATAAGGAAACGGTCAATAAACAAGGAAAGTTATTATGGCTGATATTATTAATGATGTTGTAGACATGGAACAAACGCATTTTAGAACGTGTAACTTGTGTGAAGCGATGTGCGGCATTGAGATAAAGCATGATGGTCAAAAGGTGTTATCAATAAAAGGCGATAAGAATGACCCTTTTTCTCAAGGGTATATTTGCCCAAAAGCGACTGCGTTGCAGGATTTATATGAAGACCCTGATCGTCTGCGTCACCCTGTCGAGCGCACCGCTGACGGTTGGAAACAGATTAGCTGGAACGAGGCGTTAGACAAAGTCGCCACAGGTATTCAAGCCGTACAGCAGCAGTATGGCCAAAACGCTTTTGGGATCTATTTGGGTAATCCAAACGTCCATAATATGGGTGGTATGCTCACCATTAAGTATCTATTGCATAGTTTAAAATCGCGCAGTCGCTTCTCTGCGACCTCAGTCGATCAATTGCCGCATCATATCGTCAGTATGCATCTGTTCGGACATATGCTCCGTATTCCTGTACCTGATGTTAATAATACGCACTATATGCTAATCATCGGTGGTAATCCACTCGCGTCAAACGGCAGTA
Proteins encoded in this window:
- the phoB gene encoding phosphate regulon transcriptional regulator PhoB; the protein is MRNEQILIVEDELAIREMIVMTLEMAGFESLQAADIAEAHQQVVDHRPALILLDWMLPGDRSGIDFCRMLKSDEMLSEIPVIMLTAKSEEDSLINGLDAGADDYMTKPFSTRELISRIKAVLRRSHALSSDKSIEIGQLSLDPKSQRVTAQGNIIDMGPTEYRLLAFFMSHPERAYTRTQLLDQVWGGNVYIEDRTIDVHIRRLRKLLHPYDCDKLIQTVRGTGYRLSSHLE
- a CDS encoding NGG1p interacting factor NIF3, which encodes MYKLTVFIPEEALDQVKSALFAAGAGKIGNYEQCCWQVKGAGQFKPMAGSTPHIGSHDSLETVNEWRVEMVVDESLMIDVIDALKQSHPYETPAYDVIAVLKF
- a CDS encoding CsbD family protein produces the protein MNEQTLKGDWNQMKGSVKQKWADLTDDDLLHIEGSHDKLVGKVQERYGHAKDDAERQVTEWRTENKY
- the phoR gene encoding phosphate regulon sensor histidine kinase PhoR → MTIDNSQPDSHQQDNQQKTSSKNTMDQLKKIGSALRALRDAVILLNDDDGLEWWNQAAADLLLLSTTDQGRSIFEFITAAEFREYYQDTQNHSSGIDMPSWRDPNRYLKCELTPFGNEKLLIIDDVTRLHHLEQMRQDFVANVSHELRTPLTVLMGYLENFSEQEDILPQWRRGFELMTQQTARMNRVVNDLLLLSRIEIEENQELDYIDMTKLLTHIYSDAQAYNHEYGHTIHLQIDTYDGLYGSEMYLNSALSNLVINAIKYTPKNGDIVINWTRTATGCRFSVTDNGIGITAQHIARLTERFYRVDSGRSRATGGTGLGLAIVKHVLNQYETTLQIESSEGVGSTFSALFPSAYVRVTPEC
- a CDS encoding DNA-3-methyladenine glycosylase; translation: MVTSKTSINKAMVLEPEWFARPTCVVAADLIGKVLCRQLIDSDGVQKTLRMRISESEAYIGDADGSVQAHVAKKKEKSEIMYRKGGVFYVYLTYGVHSMLNLISGPVGSPESVLIRAGFLSDSSERLVEESSLSADQQLTHVKQFAGPGKLTKRLQIDSALYGKAIDPESEVWIEDDGCKPPVSVRPRIGIDYAGEAKDWLLRYIWTDHPSLSKK
- a CDS encoding ZIP family metal transporter is translated as MLLKLILFSGFAGVTVFIGGLLANLFDHHVKDSPVKYEIVHTLMSFGAGIILSAIALVLVPKGIETLSVWGVIGSFSLGAILFMLIDKRLAKSGGQQATLLAMMMDFVPESIALGAVFAIEPQMALLLAVFIGLQNLPESFNSFRDLVQSGFSVKKTLVIFFILSFFGIISALIGHFLLRQHPDLTAHLMVFASGGILYLLIQDIIPESKLDNNYMTSLGATLGFLIGIAGEMII